The Erigeron canadensis isolate Cc75 chromosome 1, C_canadensis_v1, whole genome shotgun sequence genome segment ATGATGAgaaacttttcatttttaagttttttttttttttttataaaagaaaagataagaaaggATAAGAAAATTTATGGATTTTAAGTTCCAAAATTTTCTTACCAATATTAGCATGATTGTGAtggaaaagaaatgataaatatataaaattaccaCTTCATCTTTCAAACTACATCTAATACTCATTTACAAAGGTTATATGTGTAAAactaaatctttttttcttttccttttctttcatttaaactcaataatgtaataaactatCTCTTTTCTTATCATTTCTTTCATTTTATGTTAAACTTGAGAATGCATTATATGTACATAGTTTCTTTTCTTATAAGTATAAACTCGAAAATATAATGTTAAGAAACATATTTTGGATCAGTGATAAACACTGAGTTTGAATCTCATCATATGCAAAGTTTAAAGAATATAAACTATTATTTAGGTATTAAGTAGAGGTAAAGTTTGTCTATATCTTGATCTTTCCATATACTGTCAAGATATTGAAGCCCAAAATTCATGAAAGATATACTGtgcaattttttctttttatttgcaAATTTTTCGctaatataaatttgtttatatttataattttttagaaaCATAGAAAAAGGAGTGTAAAGTCATTAGTAATTTCTTGGAATGGAGAGTTTGCGACAACTTTAAATAAAGTAAACGGTCAATGAATCAGactccatcatcatcatcatcacaccACCCTCCCTTCCTCTctttatcaaaacaaatatacacaactatatatacaaCCGTTGCTTACAATCAATCACACACAAACCAAACactctcctttttcttcctttcccAAATTTAATTTCcaccaaataataataataacaataataatgttgTAAACTTAACATTTTTTACTACAACtcatataataaatttattattcaattatttatattatccaTCATGCGATTCTTGATCTTTCTATTGTTCGCCGCCGCAGTAGTAAACACCGATGGTTTTCCGGCTAGGGTTTTGACGTTGGAAAGGGTTTTTCCGGCCAACAAAACGGTGGAGCTTCAAGTACTGATTGCGCGTGACCGTGTTAGACACGCGCGTATCTTGCAGAGGTTCTCCGGCGGCATTGTTGACTTCAATGTCGTCGGTACTTCCGATCCTTATTACGGCGGGTATTCTCATTAAAGCCGacaaatatcttttattattgtttattaattatttatcttcatttttaataaaacaatcTTTGTTATAATATTATTCATTATGCCCATTAGTTTTCATTTCACGGGTCACATTAAAGTTAGGAAATTTTTGTtgctttttaaattttagtagccactattttttaaattaatttttattttgcattaaattagaaaattgtttattaattttataatgcTAGTACCCAGTAACTTTTTCTTTAATGTTTGGTTCAAGTTAAAGTTAGGAAATTATTAActgattttgtaattttagtactatttattttttttaggatAATTTAGTTAACATTAAAGTTATGAAATTTTAATGTAGttattaaaaaatgtatataatgtCGGTGAGCATGTTCATATGGATGGTCTTGTTTGTCTGGAATTTCTTAGAAAGGGCTATCTTAGTTTAATTGTTATTTGGTAGGACAATGAGTGTTTATAGATTCTTTGTTTTcttgtaaatatgtatatatatattttctaagaAACTTATAGATATTAGATTGTGACTGTGACACATATTGATTAGTGACAGATGGATATACTTTGACCTTTTGGTCTCAAGCTTATTATTTTCCAACAACAAACTTTATGTGGTATTTGTTAGTTATTTATCATgtacttgtttttcttttttctttttttataaagattcAAGTATTTGGAAACGGTGTCCAGGTATCGACGAATCTGAAATTATTCATCTGtacatgtttttattttgtgttgGTTGCTGTATATATTAATGTGATTATACAGTTTCCGAAATAAATTACATTATGCAGAATAATCATGAAATCGACTGAaaagtcataatatatatatgtttttatactaTGTGTTTATAGGTTGTATTTTACCAAGGTGAAGTTGGGTTCTCCACCAAAAGAGTTCAATGTTCAGATTGATACAGGAAGCGATATCTTATGGGTTACTTGCAGTTCTTGTAGTGACTGTCCTCAATCAAGTGGATTCGGTGTATGTCTCCTTTATggttttatgtttatgtatagACTTCGACACAAGTAAATGGCATATTAACTGCATACTAAAAgttgtatttttgttttgttttggatCGTTTATAGATCGAACTCAATTTCTTTGATGCCGGAAGCTCGTCAACAGCTAGTGCAGTATCCTGTTCAGACTCGATTTGCTCTTCAATAGTTCAAACTGCGGATGCATCATGTTCTGAAGATAAGCAATGTGGTTATGAGTTTCATTATGGAGATGGAAGTGGAACATCTGGTCATTATGTTACGGACTTGCTGTATTTTGACACAATTGTGGGACCTTCCATGATTGCAAACTCTTCAGCTGCCATTACGTTCGGGTGAGCTTCTTGTCGCTTAATATGTCCCTTCACGTGTGTGAATCAATCATTCAATGCCAAAGTAATGGTTATGCTACTTTTCAAACTTaaatgattttttctttttccggTCAACAAAACAGAAATTATACATAAAAGAGGAAACAATAACAAATGTAACGTATTTACGGTGTAAATGACCACTGGAATCCTTAACACCACAATGTCAGCATGATCAAGTAAAATAAGCGCAATTACTCTTAGTatgggactccttattttacaATTTCCCTGGGGAACATgattgattttatcaaactaTGCACAGCTCATCTGGAATATTgattctcttttctttcttttaatgaTAGGTGTAGCACCTATCAAATGGGTAGCTTAACGAAACCGGACAAGGCAATTGATGGGATTTTTGGTTTTGGTCAACATGGTCTTTCCGTCATGTCACAACTTTCATCAAGAGGGATTACTCCGAAAGTATTCTCACATTGCTTAAAAGGAGATGGAACGGGTGGTGGCAAACTCGTCCTTGGTGAGATTTTGGACCCCACCATGGTTTATAGTCCCCTTGTCCCATCACAGTACGTATTACTTCAAGTGTAAACAATTTCAACTTTTTCTTATCCCCGTTTTTTCTTGGGTTTTTCTAATTGACATCATCATTGCATTGAGAATACTCCCTCTTATCCAAAAAGAAACGTTACACTTTCTGTATTGTCATTGGCGCGGTCCAAATTGACTTGCTATTTTTGCATTAGTGAtctttaaaataaagaaaacgttGATATTGGCCTATACTTATCCTGTTTCTGTCACTGATGAGGGTAATATGGAACTAATACATACTCTTGACACTTAAAATTCAAATTAGGACAGAGGGGTTGCTATATCTGGGGTCTGGCAAACTTTGTGAACTTTACACTGTTGTTTTTAGTTGAAATACTGTTGTCTTTTAGTTGAAATATTCTCCGAATCACATATTATGATAATCTTGTATATCAAAGCAATGAACATAATGTACCAATTTCGATTCAAGACATTGTAGTTTTCATGCTCCAGAAAGGAAGTTGTTGCGATTCTCATGGAACTGAGGGATTAGTAAGTAGGATGTAGGATTAACTAAAGGGTCTTGAGCAATGCCAATAATTGAAAATTTTCAGATTCTCTATATTCTTTTAAGTATTTGATATACATTTAGAACATACAAGAGAAGTGTAACGCTTTATGATATTGAACTTTCAGGCCTCATTACAATCTGGATCTACAGAGTATTGCTGTCAACGGGCAGATGTTGCCAATCGACCCAGCTGTTTTTGCCACGTCAGATAACAAAGGAACCATTGTTGATACTGGGACAACTTTGACATACCTCGTTGAAGAAGCATTCGAACCATTTGTCAATGCTGTAAGATTGGCTTCCCTTTTGGGTTGTATGCCCATTTTTCTATTTACAAGGTCAAATGAGGAATATTTAGGAAGTTGTATAAAGTCAGTGGCAGACCCAGATTTCAGAAGTAGGAGCGTAAAATTCATACTACACTTCACTAGTTGGCAATATCCAATATACCATACATTTGATATCATTTTGAAATGCTCTTACTTACACTAAGGCCTCGTAGTGGTTGCACTTTCGGTCCATTAACTTACAAATGGGTCAATTTCTCAAACATGTCAGAtgggtaaaataaataaatgcagCTAAAAAGGAATAGGATAAAAATCACCCAAAgaatgatttaatcttttttcttcttgaaaagtGTTatccttttattaataatatagtttttataatcatatttaaCACACTATTTGCTAAAGTTTTAAGAGATGGACAAAATAGAGTTGGCGGGTTGACCCAGTCTGACTCGTTTTCCCTGATGTGAACCCATACTTCCATTCATTTTGccagttttaaacttttacaaaATTAGATGTATTGCCTTTTTAAATCACTCTATCTGACTTTCTGTGGTGTACTAACCAAAATACATGTGAAAATGCCAAAAAGAATACCACAGTTTCTTAGATAATTGTCTGATAATcgagtaaaataaaatacaaaacaaaaatgagCATACCTGGTAATATTTGACCATATTTACTCATCCTTCCAGTGTCCAGCTTTTTTATCTTGTTATTTATGTTTGCAAAGGGAGGATTTTTGCAATGGAAATCTATGTATGATAGCCCAAAAAGTAAATTATTCTATACAATTAGATCATTCTCAGACCTTGGGTGTGGTTTTGTGCTAAGTGTTTGTTTCTTGATTGCAGATAACTGGGGCTGTTTCGCAGTCGACAACCCCTGTCATCGTGAAGGAAACTCAATGTTATTTGGTTAAATCAATGTACCTCCAAATGACCATttccttaattttatttattcgTTTAGCCATTTATGTCCATGTGATTATTATTTGCTTCATAAACAGCATAACGGGGATTTTCCCAGAGGTGTCCTTAAACTTTGCTGGCGGTGCATCCATGATCCTTAAGCCGGAGAACTACCTTGTACCTGGGGATCCCATTGTGAGCCTTCCTATTATTTTCTCTCTATTTGTAGCTTTTCAAAAGAATTCGGCAGATGAGATGTGTCTGACTAAATGTGTATCTTAATGTGTCAATTTGTGCTTGCCTATGGTTTTAAGAGAGTCAGGATAACTTGTAGTGTTGGAATCTGAACTTAATGCTAATCACAATTTAAACCAATTGCTTACAGGATGGGGGTGTGCCATGGTGTATCGGCTTTCAGAAAGTTCAGAATGGAGTATCGATTCTTGGAGGTAAGTTAAAATAGTGTAGATATGATATTGTAATAATATATGTTCTTGAGAGATTTAGATCTTTTTATGCATAGCTTATACATCTTCAATCTTAGTATAAGACTATCCCCTTAACATTGTCCTGACCTGTTCACTCATATACCTTTTGAGGAATCTcttcaaagaaaagaagagaataTATTGAAGAAAGTCTATTAGTCTAAAAGCTATGGAGAATTTAGGTATTTAACTCATTTTGTGACAATAATAAAGAAATATTTAGAATCTTATATCATAGACTTCAAAAACAATGTTCAATAGTTTCCTCACAACTTCCCTGCATCAATCTTCGACTTCTTACATAAAACTTTGGGTTATGGTAGAAGCCATGACAAAGAGTTATGCCTTTTTTTACAAAAGCATGATGTTCATATGGCGTAGTATTATTATGACTTAGTTTTGGAAAAGTTACTTGGATGGTTGTTTGTGTGCGTGTTATCCTGAaatcttttgttttcttaaatataagTCAACGTGTACCCATGGATTTTCATGTGAATAGTATTTGTGGACGCGGGGCAAAAAGTGGAACCGCTAGATTGGCGATATAGGCATCATTAATTTGACATTGATTTGACTCCAGACCTTCACC includes the following:
- the LOC122585635 gene encoding aspartic proteinase 36-like; the encoded protein is MRFLIFLLFAAAVVNTDGFPARVLTLERVFPANKTVELQVLIARDRVRHARILQRFSGGIVDFNVVGTSDPYYGGLYFTKVKLGSPPKEFNVQIDTGSDILWVTCSSCSDCPQSSGFGIELNFFDAGSSSTASAVSCSDSICSSIVQTADASCSEDKQCGYEFHYGDGSGTSGHYVTDLLYFDTIVGPSMIANSSAAITFGCSTYQMGSLTKPDKAIDGIFGFGQHGLSVMSQLSSRGITPKVFSHCLKGDGTGGGKLVLGEILDPTMVYSPLVPSQPHYNLDLQSIAVNGQMLPIDPAVFATSDNKGTIVDTGTTLTYLVEEAFEPFVNAITGAVSQSTTPVIVKETQCYLVKSIITGIFPEVSLNFAGGASMILKPENYLVPGDPIDGGVPWCIGFQKVQNGVSILGDLVLKDKIFVYDLSKKRIGWTDYDCSNDVNVSITTSKDEFRNAGELNESSSSRTTCVLLALLLHVISVTLGYSL